A segment of the Myxosarcina sp. GI1 genome:
CGATGCGATGGAACACCCCGAACTCTATCCCCAACTAACCATTCGGGTATCGGGTTACGCGGTCAACTTTATCAAACTCACCCGCGAACAACAGTTGGATGTAATCAATCGTACCTTCCACGAAAGAGTTTGAAGTAAGTTAGACAATAGGTCAATAAAGATGATGTTAGTGGTTAGTAGGCGAACAAAAAACTATTAACTACTAACAAAAATCTAAATCTATCATAAAGAACCTCTAAAACCAGTAATAATTCGACTACCATCTTTCTGAATATGTATCTCTATTTGGTCGCTCGCCCAATCGAGTTTATTTTTTAGCACGGGATTAAAAACATGAACTTTTTGATTACTAGATGAAACTAAAGAATTAGGCTTATTAACTGCTATAGATTTGACAAAAGCACCATCAATTAAAATATCGAGTTGTGACAGCAATTCTTTACTACTAGCGGGAGCATATTCTGACTGTAATCTTTCTAAAGTAAAGCCAGTAAATGACATTACATTTAGTCCTGCTGCTTTAACTTTTTTAGCAACTTCGGTTAAAGCTGTTGCTTGCCAAAAAGGTTCTCCACCAGAAAAAGTTACCCCAGTGTTTTTAGAATTATTTAATATTTTTGCTACTAATTGGTCGATAGAAATTAATCGATTAATTTCAAATGACCAAGATTCGGGATTGAAACAGCCTTCGCATTCTCTCTGGCATCCCTGTAACCAGACTACTGCTCTGCTACCAGGACCGTTTACTTCCGATTCATCAACGTAGCCCATAATATTGAGATGTCCTGGGGGAATTTCTAGGAGTTGCAAATAGGGATCGATCTTAGTTTTGCTCATTTTATTTTCTCGATTAGTCATTGACTATCTTCAATATGTATAGCAATTTGTTTCTATAGTAATTATGAATAAAACTTATTGCTACTTGTATTATTACACGCTCGCTCTAACTGTCTTAGATTGTTAACAATAAAATAAAAAGTCAACAACAGGCGATCCTCAAGTACTCCCTAAAAAACATAGCTATATATCATGTCAAATATCAAAAAAAACTTAAATTAATGCTTAATTCAGTAATTTTTTTTTACAATGTAATAAATTAAATAATAAATAAATAGACTTGATTACGCAATCAAAATTTATGGAGTTCGCTAAAAAAGTTGAAGTATCTATTGTTACCAAAACTAAATGGAGTCTAATAGTGTATTGTAAAATTATTGTCGCCTTGGATGATAGCCAACTCAGCCAAAAAGCCTTTGAACAGAGTTTATTATTGGCTCAGAAATTTGATGCCGAACTACAGTTACTCAATGTTATTTCTCCTGCCGAAGCAGAATACCGCAATACAGTTGCTTTAGCAGGTAGTGGATATTATGCTCACAGAGTAGATGAAACCGCGCAGCAGGAATGGCAACTCAAAGTAGAAAGTAAATTAGAATATCTACAATCTCTAGCAGAGCAAGCTATGCAGGCTGGAGTTTCGGCAGAATTCGTCCAGGAAATCGGCGAACCAGAACGTCAAATCTGCCAATCTGCCCGAGAATGGGAGGCAGACTTGATTGTAATTGGCAGTCACGGTAGAAAAGGTGTTAACGAAATGCTGAGAGGTAGTGTCAGTAACTATGTTTCACATCACGTTCCCTGTGATATTATGCTCGTCCACCAAAAAGTTTAACTTGTCCTTTGTCTTTCGTTATTTGTCCTTCGCAAATAATGACTGATGACTATCAAAGATCGAGTAATGACAACCACTCCTCAATCTTCAACTAAAGGTAAAATTCATTCGATTGAAACTTGTGGCACAGTTGATGGACCTGGTATTAGGTATGTAATTTTTACCCAAGGATGTCCATTGAGATGTCTTTACTGTCATAATCCCGACTGTCGCCATCCCAATGATGGTAAAGAAGTTACGGTTGATGAATTAATCGCAGATATCCAGAAATATCGTTCCTATATGAATTTTTCTGGAGGAGGGATAACGGTAACGGGTGGCGAACCTTTGATGCAGCCAAAGTTTGTCGGTGAGATTTTTCGGCGTTGTCAAGAATTAGGAATTCACACGGCTTTAGATACTTCTGGTTATGTCAATTTAACTACAGCAAAAAGTCTTTTAGAGTATGTAGATTTAGTATTACTAGATATTAAATCTTTTGACCCTAAAATCTATCAACAAGTCACTAGCGTATCTCTCGAACCAACTCTCAATTTTGCACGCTATTTAAATGAGATTAGTAAATCAGTTTGGATTCGATTTGTTTTAGTTCCCCATCTTACCGATCCACCTCACAATATTAGAGGTTTAGCTAAGTTTGTATCTAGTTTAAACAACGTCGAACGCGTCGAAGTTCTACCCTTTCACAAAATGGGAGAGTATAAATGGGAGCGGTTGGGTTATGAATATCAACTAAAAAATATCCCTCCCGCATCACCAGAACTAGTTGCCACTGCTAAAAACATTTTTCAAGAATACGGGATGAAAGCTTATTAATTTTGTTATTTGTATTTTGTCATTCATCCTTTAACAATTGACTAGTCTAAGTCATGAGGTAAAGCTTGCAAAGAGTATATTTTCTCCTGTCTCCTGGCTTCTAATAACTAACAATTAATTAATAGTAATAAAAACTATGACAGTTACCAATCAAGAACAGCTAAATCTCCTCATTCAAAAAGTAAAAGCAGCTCAAACTCAATATGCTAGTTTTACTCAACAACAGGTAGATAAAATATTCAAACACGCCGCTTTAGCAGCTAACGAACAGAGAATTCCTTTGGCTAAATTAGCCGTCAAAGAGACAAATATGGGACTGGTGGAAGATAAAGTAATTAAAAATCACTTTGCTTCGGAGTTTATCTACAATAAATACAAACAAGAATCCACCTGTGGCGTAATTGAATCTGATTCTCACTACGGCATTAAAAAAATCGCCGAACCAGTAGGAGTATTAGCTGGGATCGTACCGACGACTAATCCCACTTCGACCGCAATATTTAAAGCTTTAATCGCCTTAAAAACCCGCAATGCCATTATCTTCTCACCCCATCCCAGAGCCAAAGAATGCACCATCGCCGCAGCCAAAATAGTTTTAGATGCTGCGATCGCAGCAGGTGCGCCAGAAGATATTATTGGCTGGATCGACGAACCGTCAGTAGCACTTTCCCAGGCTCTAATGCAGCATCCCAATATCAATCTAATTCTCGCTACTGGAGGACCGGGAATGGTCAAAGCAGCATATTCTTCGGGCAAACCATCATTAGGGGTGGGTGCTGGCAATACTCCCGCCGTCATCGATGAGACTGCGGAGATTCCTCTAGCGGTAAGTTCGATTTTATTGAGCAAAACTTTTGACAACGGCATGATTTGCGCTTCGGAACAGTCGGTAATAGTTGTCGATGAAGTTTACGAAGTAGTGAAGCAGGAATTTACCCTCAGAGGGGCATACTTTCTCTCTCCTGAAGAACGAACCGCAGTTAGTAAAGTTTTAGTTAAAGACGGACATATCAACGCCGCAATTGTCGGTCAATCGGTTGCTAAAATCGCCGAACTAGCTGGAATAGAGATCCCCAAAGGTACTAAAATTTTAATCGGGGAAATCGAGGCAGTGGGCAGCCAAGAACCATTTTCCATCGAAAAACTATCGCCCGTGTTGGCAATGTATCGCGTAGCTGACTTTGAAGCGGCGACAGATAAAGCCGAAGAGCTAATTTTACTAGGAGGAAGGGGGCATACCTCTGTATTGTATACCGCTCCTAGCAACAGCGATCGCATCGACTATTTTGATTCTCACGTCTCCACTGGCAGGGTACTGATTAATACTCCTTCATCTCAAGGAGCGATCGGCGATTTGTATAACTTTAAGTTAGATCCTTCTCTAACATTAGGCTGCGGTACCTGGGGCGGTAACTCCGTGAGTGAAAATGTCACCGTTCATCATTTACTTAATATTAAAACCGTATCCGAACGACGGGAAAATATGCTTTGGTTTCGGATTCCACCCAAAGTCTATTTTAAATATGGTTGTCTGCCCGTCGCCTTAAAAGATTTAGCGGGTAAAAAACGGGCATTTATTATTACCGACAAGCCCTTGTTCGACTTGGGAATGATTAAGGAAGTCACCGATGTTTTAGAGGAAATGAACCTCGAAGTTCAAGTTTTTTACGATATTCAACCAGATCCCGATCTTTCTACCATCGAAATGGGATTGGCAAGAGTCAACACCTTTCAGCCCGACGTGGTTATTGCCTTTGGCGGGGGATCGCCTATGGATGCAGCCAAAGTCATCTGGCTGATGTACGAACACCCCGAAGTAGAATTTGAAGGCATCGCTACCAGATTTATGGATATCCGCAAGCGGGTATACGAATTGCCTACTCTCGGTAGTAAAGCACAGATGGTAGCAATTCCTACGACATCTGGTACTGGTTCGGAAGTGACACCCTTTGCTGTCGTTACCGACGAGCGCACGGGAATTAAATATCCCCTCGCCGACTATGCCCTCACCCCCAATATGGCAATTGTCGATCCCGAATTAGTCCTTAATATGCCCAAATCTCTCACGGCTTTTGGTGGCATTGATGCCTTAACCCATGCATTAGAAGCTTATGTATCGGTACTGGCGACAGAATTTACCGATGGTCTGGCATTACAGGCGATTGCCCTACTGCTTGAGTACCTCCCCAGGGCATATAAACTAGGTGCCAAAGATCCCGAAGCCAGAGAAAAAGTTCACTACGCTGCTACCATTGCAGGAATGGCATTTGCCAATGCCTTCTTAGGTATTTGTCACTCGATGGCGCATAAGTTAGGTTCTAGTTTTCATTTGCCTCACGGTTTAGCCAATGCCCTGATGATTACCCACGTCATTCGCTATAACTCCACCGATGCACCATTCAAACAGGCAATTTTTCCGCAATACGAATTTCCTCATGCCAAAGAACGTTACGCCGAAATTGCCGATTACTTACATTTAGGCGGTGATACTCACGATGAGAAAGTAGAGAAATTAGTAAGTGCGATCGACAATCTCAAGGCAGAAATTGGCATTCCCCTGACTATAAAAGAAGCCCTACCAGGAGAAGAAAGAGAGTTTTACGAGCAAATTGAAGCACTGGCAGAACAAGCCTTTGACGATCAGTGTACTGGTTCTAATCCTCGCTATCCACTAATTAAAGACTTGCAGGAACTTTATACTTTAGCTTATCGCGGGTGCAAACTAGAAGCGACGATGTATCATTCCGAACCTTCATCATCTTTGATAGGGAGATAGTAAAACCAAGTCGCAAAGATACCTCTCCGACTCTTCTAGTGTAAATATTGACTAAAATGATGTAATTTTTACTTCATTTTAGTCAATATTCTAATAAGTTCTTATTTCATCCATTAATTCAAAACTTTCAAAATTTAGTTGGCACTTTTGGTAGCTTTCCTAGCATTAAACCTAAAAGTAAACAAAACAACTTTTCCAGCTAAGAAAATTACCGCTTAATTAAGACAAACACAGCAACAGCTAACACAAAGTAACCAAAACCTTTCTGAAGTTTTTTGGCATCGATAAAGCGAGTTAAATATGCACCTGTAAAAGTACCAAAACTAGCAGCAATAGTAAAGGAAATTACCAGATTCCAATTTAACTCAACCTGGGAAAGATAACCTAAAAACCCCGTAGCAGAATTGAAAGCAATAATTAATAGAGAAGTGCCAATAGCTTCCTTCATCGGGATACCACCAAAAAGTACCAAA
Coding sequences within it:
- a CDS encoding 4Fe-4S single cluster domain-containing protein — translated: MSKTKIDPYLQLLEIPPGHLNIMGYVDESEVNGPGSRAVVWLQGCQRECEGCFNPESWSFEINRLISIDQLVAKILNNSKNTGVTFSGGEPFWQATALTEVAKKVKAAGLNVMSFTGFTLERLQSEYAPASSKELLSQLDILIDGAFVKSIAVNKPNSLVSSSNQKVHVFNPVLKNKLDWASDQIEIHIQKDGSRIITGFRGSL
- a CDS encoding universal stress protein, which translates into the protein MEFAKKVEVSIVTKTKWSLIVYCKIIVALDDSQLSQKAFEQSLLLAQKFDAELQLLNVISPAEAEYRNTVALAGSGYYAHRVDETAQQEWQLKVESKLEYLQSLAEQAMQAGVSAEFVQEIGEPERQICQSAREWEADLIVIGSHGRKGVNEMLRGSVSNYVSHHVPCDIMLVHQKV
- the pflA gene encoding pyruvate formate-lyase-activating protein produces the protein MTIKDRVMTTTPQSSTKGKIHSIETCGTVDGPGIRYVIFTQGCPLRCLYCHNPDCRHPNDGKEVTVDELIADIQKYRSYMNFSGGGITVTGGEPLMQPKFVGEIFRRCQELGIHTALDTSGYVNLTTAKSLLEYVDLVLLDIKSFDPKIYQQVTSVSLEPTLNFARYLNEISKSVWIRFVLVPHLTDPPHNIRGLAKFVSSLNNVERVEVLPFHKMGEYKWERLGYEYQLKNIPPASPELVATAKNIFQEYGMKAY
- the adhE gene encoding bifunctional acetaldehyde-CoA/alcohol dehydrogenase, with translation MTVTNQEQLNLLIQKVKAAQTQYASFTQQQVDKIFKHAALAANEQRIPLAKLAVKETNMGLVEDKVIKNHFASEFIYNKYKQESTCGVIESDSHYGIKKIAEPVGVLAGIVPTTNPTSTAIFKALIALKTRNAIIFSPHPRAKECTIAAAKIVLDAAIAAGAPEDIIGWIDEPSVALSQALMQHPNINLILATGGPGMVKAAYSSGKPSLGVGAGNTPAVIDETAEIPLAVSSILLSKTFDNGMICASEQSVIVVDEVYEVVKQEFTLRGAYFLSPEERTAVSKVLVKDGHINAAIVGQSVAKIAELAGIEIPKGTKILIGEIEAVGSQEPFSIEKLSPVLAMYRVADFEAATDKAEELILLGGRGHTSVLYTAPSNSDRIDYFDSHVSTGRVLINTPSSQGAIGDLYNFKLDPSLTLGCGTWGGNSVSENVTVHHLLNIKTVSERRENMLWFRIPPKVYFKYGCLPVALKDLAGKKRAFIITDKPLFDLGMIKEVTDVLEEMNLEVQVFYDIQPDPDLSTIEMGLARVNTFQPDVVIAFGGGSPMDAAKVIWLMYEHPEVEFEGIATRFMDIRKRVYELPTLGSKAQMVAIPTTSGTGSEVTPFAVVTDERTGIKYPLADYALTPNMAIVDPELVLNMPKSLTAFGGIDALTHALEAYVSVLATEFTDGLALQAIALLLEYLPRAYKLGAKDPEAREKVHYAATIAGMAFANAFLGICHSMAHKLGSSFHLPHGLANALMITHVIRYNSTDAPFKQAIFPQYEFPHAKERYAEIADYLHLGGDTHDEKVEKLVSAIDNLKAEIGIPLTIKEALPGEEREFYEQIEALAEQAFDDQCTGSNPRYPLIKDLQELYTLAYRGCKLEATMYHSEPSSSLIGR